From Asterias rubens chromosome 3, eAstRub1.3, whole genome shotgun sequence, the proteins below share one genomic window:
- the LOC117288222 gene encoding glycine receptor subunit alpha-3-like encodes MHLVGENATFRRMLCVVIALMLVRFVNGTMNTSAVLEGMFAGYDKRIRPSCREDGNSSMATSDEDPPVRVYVQIYIESIDGIKETTMDFSITMYLRMKWQDTRLAFNGNRSLVLAGYGMDIAWLPDVYFVYEKQASPHLVTQANKLLRIYPNGSLSYSGRFSITVACNMQLNKFPMDSQKCTIIISSYAYNTDEVVLYGDEFSIVKEPGIMISKFKMTKHMVENRDIEYSIGNFSGVRCHFYFTRQVEAFFLTVYIPTVLLVTIAWLSFWIDAKAAPARVAIGVTTVLTVTTMTAGIQNSLPVVTYAKAIDIWLVVCLMFVFISLLEYGAANYLLVGEMKSSESPPGSASQDSKQNELDLRGAQSTRRRRRLTASQLDRYARWCYPFMFSIFCALYWVFFLTME; translated from the exons ATTTGTGAACGGCACTATGAACACCTCTGCGGTGCTAGAAGGAATGTTTGCAGGGTACGACAAGCGCATCCGGCCTTCTTGCAGAG agGATGGGAACTCATCTATGGCGACTTCTGATGAAG ATCCACCGGTGCGAGTCTACGTCCAAATTTACATTGAAAGTATAGACGGCATCAAGGAGACTACTATG gATTTCTCGATCACCATGTATTTACGAATGAAATGGCAAGACACCCGACTTGCCTTCAATGGTAATCGTAGTCTTGTGCTTGCCGGCTACGGCATGGACATTGCATGGCTCCCTGACGTCTATTTTGTGTACGAAAAGCAAGCAAGCCCACATCTGGTGACCCAGGCGAACAAGTTACTTCGGATTTACCCGAATGGGAGTCTTTCGTACAGTGGAAG GTTTAGCATAACTGTTGCCTGTAACATGCAACTGAACAAGTTTCCGATGGATTCACAGAAGTGCACCATCATCATCAGCAGTT ACGCTTATAATACTGATGAAGTCGTTCTTTATGGAGACGAATTCAGCATCGTCAAGGAGCCAGGAATCATGATCTCCAAATTCAAAATGACTAAACACATGGTTGAAAATCGAGATATCGAATACTCAATTG GAAACTTCAGTGGTGTGAGATGCCATTTCTACTTCACACGTCAAGTCGAGGCCTTCTTCCTGACGGTGTATATCCCAACGGTACTTCTCGTCACCATAGCCTGGCTGTCATTCTGGATTGACGCCAAGGCAGCGCCCGCTCGCGTCGCCATAGGGGTAACCACGGTGCTGACTGTCACCACAATGACGGCAGGAATACAGAACTCACTTCCCGTTGTGACGTATGCGAAA GCAATTGACATCTGGCTAGTGGTGTGTCTCATGTTTGTGTTCATCTCACTGCTGGAGTATGGCGCGGCAAACTACCTACTAGTCGGAGAG ATGAAATCATCTGAATCCCCACCAGGGAGTGCATCCCAGGACAGCAAGCAGAACGAGCTAGACCTACGGGGAGCTCAATCGACTAGACGGCGGAGGCGTTTGACGGCGAGTCAGTTAGATCGTTACGCTAGGTGGTGCTACCCGTTCATGTTCTCGATCTTCTGCGCCTTATACTGGGTATTTTTCCTCACTATGGAATAA